The sequence gagtttgttaagaaatgtatggatgctgtcgcggaggaggtgtgtcccgagaagaaagatgcatttaatgccgtaagtctgtcggcgagtacaatcaccagacgcgttgaagaaatcgggagtaatgtatatgcccagctgcagcagaagacgaaagaattggacttttttcattagcactggatgagagcacggacgtgcaagacacagcgcaactgctcatttttattcgtggagttagcgcaaactttgagatatgcgagagctggcagccctccaaagtctcaaagggactacaacgggagaggatatttttgacaaagtgtgccaaaccatggagaagttggacctggactggtcaaagctagctagcatcacgactgacggggctcctagcatggtgggcgaaactcgcggtctaataggacgcatgaaccgggagttggaaaaaaggggtctcaccgccccgctacgagtccactgcctaattcaccagcaagcactgtgctgcaaagtgttgaagtgggattctgtaatgaaggttgtggtgtcgtgcataaacttcatcagagcaaagggacttaaacacaggcagttccaagaattcctgtctgaactggagtctacgcacggagatgtgctgtactacacagaggtccgatggctgagcccgggcagagttttgaggcgtttttatGAACTcctacccgaaattaacgcatttcttcatttaaaagacaaaacggtcctaGAGCTGATCGacttaacagacgtgacagaaatacttaacagccttaacttgcagctacaaggcgaggggaaactcatttgcgacatgtattcacacataaaagcatttgaggtgaaattagcgctgcttttggaacaagtgaaaaagcgcaacttcgtccatcttcctgctacccaaaacctgtcgacagagaacccagcggtcccgttcccaactgaaaagtgcgtggaagcactggaaatgctgaaggcggagtttggtgtgcgattcagtgaactacatgttcatgcaaaagaaatccgtctttttcagaacccctttgttgccgacattgatgaagcccagccttcatatcagtttgagttggctgagttacagaactgtgatgttctgaaagacgcattcaagcccaacagtctcattgacttctatgccgccctcccaaacgacacatatccaaacatcaaaaaacacgcaatgaaaatgtccacagtttttggcagcacgtatatctgcgagaaaaccttttctcgcatgaaactgctgaaaaccccgatgagatcaagattgacagatgaacatttgcatcagtgcttgagactgaatggaacctgatattcaacttctcaccagccagatgcaggcccacagttcacactgatgaacatacataggtaagctcacttttctgacttgaatgagtcattctgagcataaacaaatataatcataataaaatctactgggataaaatccatctttacaaccatactggtagtgaaatgtattgtgctgtgtaggtgctgtatcacttagttcagtttctcaacctgcttcttttgtggttttcacagggaagttgatgagagagagctgcaaacagcggtgtctacaagcctactggaacctacaaaaggattataaggaaggaacacaagaactttaagagactgctcatatgtgtcagagagattctgctctgacaactgagctgaacttttatctgttaagattgtgcatggcacgacagaaagttaatgttccatggcttttttttctatgaagaacccagagagagttatttagttattatttatttcctgttttttctgtgaagaactcagagagggttatttagttattatttatttcattaatagtgttattatttgtttcctgactttttttctgtaaagaacctggaaagggttatttggttatgtgtggctttctggaaaacaataaattttttaagctcccctacgatcgtcacactttttctgttacaaactgacaccggccccccatcagagaagggaaaagttatgtggccctcacaggaaaaagtttggggacccctgcctTAGATGAACCTCATTGAATGTGGTATTGATATTTAAAAAAACTACGAAACCGTTAACAACTCATTCTTTCATCTTCTCCTCAAACTATTAACAACTACTTATTTTATCTTGTCCTCACGAACCATATGTCAGATTCACTCCAGATTTTGTATTCCAACTAATTGCACATGAAGATAGTTCCTACATGATAGAGTGCTTGCTTTATTATCTAACTGATCTTGTGTCTTTTCTATCATCCTGTGAACCCCGTTCATTGCTCCTCACAGCATATATTTTAGTCCTATTATACACATGCAGCTTAATCAGAGGCACAgagaggctgtgtcccaaatggcaccctattctctatagtgTGTTCTGCCGTTGACCAGatagggacacacacagagacaggtgtaTGTATACGTTAATGAAGTCGTTGCCTTTCTTTCTGTGGCACTTCAAACAGGCTGAGGAGGTGTTCTGCGGGGGGCTAGCATTACAATGCTACGGCAGGGGTTAGCATTACAATGCTACGGCAGGGGTTAGCATTACAATGCTACGGCAGGGGTTAGCATTACAATGCTACGGCAGGGGTTAGCATTACAATGCTACGGCAGGGGTTAGCATTACAATGCTACGGCAGGGGCTAGCATTACAATGCTACGGCAGGGGTTAGCATTACAATGCTACGGCATCTGCTATCAGGATAATACatagagttgaagtcagaagtttacatagatttagtttggagtcattaaaactcgtttttcaaccactccatacatttcttgataacaaactatagttttggcaagtcggttaggacatctactttgtccacgacacaagtcatttttccaacaattgtttacagacagattatttcacttatcatttaCTGTATCAGatttccagtggatcagaagttt is a genomic window of Oncorhynchus nerka isolate Pitt River linkage group LG24, Oner_Uvic_2.0, whole genome shotgun sequence containing:
- the LOC135564414 gene encoding general transcription factor II-I repeat domain-containing protein 2-like — its product is MRELAALQSLKGTTTGEDIFDKVCQTMEKLDLDWSKLASITTDGAPSMVGETRGLIGRMNRELEKRGLTAPLRVHCLIHQQALCCKVLKWDSVMKVVVSCINFIRAKGLKHRQFQEFLSELESTHGDVLYYTEVRWLSPGRVLRRFYELLPEINAFLHLKDKTVLELIDLTDVTEILNSLNLQLQGEGKLICDMYSHIKAFEVKLALLLEQVKKRNFVHLPATQNLSTENPAVPFPTEKCVEALEMLKAEFGVRFSELHVHAKEIRLFQNPFVADIDEAQPSYQFELAELQNCDVLKDAFKPNSLIDFYAALPNDTYPNIKKHAMKMSTVFGSTYICEKTFSRMKLLKTPMRSRLTDEHLHQCLRLNGT